The Corallococcus exiguus genome has a window encoding:
- a CDS encoding ferritin-like domain-containing protein gives MSSRTVVLVPKHRMLRRTLYGLLLAAPLLPGGLACGGEEVGFVCEPDYSALNLGPIAVQADGGFPRPCGLCPPHPDGVSNWGCSTAGTADGGADLICHYQSCFGDGRRPEGLREAAVLDSGSELGALFAKAAWLEAASVPAFLRLAEELQTHGAPEELVKAARRSAGDEVRHTRAMQALARRHGADMPEVDLPPFEPRSLEEMLRENAVEGCVRETFGAFVAGWQGRTARDPEVRSTLRAIARDELRHAELAWAVDAWAQEHLSAAQREGLRQSRREALRILGEEVDGHHPPEPLIHDAGLPSLAQAQALFQGLAAVGLQA, from the coding sequence ATGTCGAGTCGGACGGTGGTGTTGGTTCCGAAGCACCGGATGTTGCGCCGCACTCTTTACGGCTTGCTGTTGGCTGCTCCCTTGCTGCCCGGGGGACTGGCCTGTGGTGGCGAGGAAGTGGGCTTCGTCTGTGAGCCTGACTACTCGGCGCTGAACCTGGGGCCCATCGCCGTGCAGGCCGATGGAGGGTTCCCTCGCCCCTGCGGGCTCTGCCCCCCGCATCCTGACGGTGTTTCCAACTGGGGCTGCTCGACCGCGGGCACGGCGGATGGGGGCGCGGATCTGATCTGCCATTATCAGAGCTGCTTCGGCGACGGCCGCCGCCCGGAGGGCCTGAGGGAAGCCGCCGTGCTGGACTCAGGCAGCGAGCTGGGAGCCCTGTTCGCGAAGGCGGCCTGGTTGGAGGCGGCATCGGTGCCCGCGTTCCTGCGGCTCGCGGAAGAGCTCCAGACGCACGGCGCGCCGGAGGAACTGGTGAAGGCGGCCCGGCGCTCCGCGGGAGACGAGGTCCGCCACACGCGCGCGATGCAGGCGCTCGCGAGGCGTCACGGCGCGGACATGCCGGAGGTGGACCTGCCGCCGTTCGAACCCCGCTCGCTGGAGGAGATGCTGAGGGAGAACGCCGTGGAAGGCTGCGTGCGGGAGACGTTCGGCGCCTTCGTCGCGGGCTGGCAGGGGCGCACCGCCAGGGACCCGGAGGTGCGGAGCACGCTGCGCGCCATCGCCCGGGACGAGCTGCGGCACGCGGAGCTGGCGTGGGCGGTGGATGCCTGGGCGCAGGAGCACTTGAGCGCGGCGCAGCGGGAAGGGCTGCGCCAGTCGCGGCGGGAAGCGCTGCGGATCCTGGGCGAAGAGGTGGACGGCCACCATCCGCCAGAGCCGTTGATCCACGACGCGGGCCTGCCCTCACTAGCGCAGGCCCAGGCCCTGTTCCAAGGGCTCGCCGCCGTGGGCCTTCAGGCCTGA
- a CDS encoding YkgJ family cysteine cluster protein codes for MECTCCGACCVAPDIAALDKPLGLRCPHLGADNLCTVYERRPQVCRDYAADEVCRRIEAPTLEERVNNYLALFQLTAEAESVRKSGCASMRMARALRERK; via the coding sequence ATGGAGTGCACCTGCTGTGGCGCCTGCTGCGTGGCGCCGGACATCGCCGCGCTGGACAAGCCGTTGGGGCTGCGGTGCCCGCACCTGGGCGCGGACAACCTGTGCACCGTGTACGAGCGGAGGCCCCAGGTGTGCCGGGACTACGCGGCGGACGAGGTGTGCCGCCGCATCGAGGCCCCCACGTTGGAAGAACGCGTGAACAACTACCTGGCGCTGTTCCAGCTCACCGCGGAGGCGGAGTCCGTGCGCAAGTCGGGCTGTGCCTCCATGCGGATGGCGCGCGCCCTCAGGGAGCGGAAGTGA
- a CDS encoding hydrolase, whose amino-acid sequence MNFQPTEPFIPAPGVRGAHAQTIYASLVRPTRVPPLRRERRDLPDGDFVDLDTFDGPKGAPHVVVLHGLEGSSQAGYVTEVLRGAAKRGWGATAINFRSCSGEPNRLARAYHSGDTADTLLVMADVRERITGPMLAVGFSLGANVLCRLLEETGDQAPVVAATSISAPYDLDACCRKLDGGSGYHWLYRERFLRTLKSKARAKLQRFPGAFDGTRMEAARTIRGYDDVVTGPLHGFRDAEHYYREASSGPRLADIRRPTLLLSSADDPMLEAPVIPPSARDNPFLSVVLTEQGGHVGFVAGRVHRPYFWAEAQALTFFERVLAS is encoded by the coding sequence GTGAACTTCCAACCCACCGAGCCGTTCATTCCCGCGCCGGGCGTTCGTGGCGCGCACGCGCAGACCATCTACGCGTCGCTCGTGCGTCCCACCCGCGTGCCGCCCCTGCGGCGGGAGCGGAGGGATTTGCCGGACGGGGACTTCGTCGACCTGGACACCTTCGACGGGCCGAAGGGCGCGCCGCACGTGGTGGTGCTGCACGGCCTGGAGGGGTCCTCGCAGGCGGGCTACGTCACGGAGGTGCTGCGGGGCGCGGCGAAACGCGGCTGGGGCGCCACGGCGATCAACTTCCGCTCGTGCAGCGGGGAGCCGAACCGGCTGGCCCGGGCGTACCACTCCGGAGACACGGCGGACACGCTGCTGGTGATGGCGGACGTGCGCGAGCGCATCACCGGACCGATGCTCGCGGTGGGATTCTCGCTGGGCGCCAACGTGCTGTGCCGGCTGCTGGAGGAGACGGGAGACCAGGCGCCGGTGGTGGCCGCCACGTCCATCAGCGCGCCGTACGACCTGGACGCGTGCTGCCGGAAGCTGGATGGCGGCAGCGGCTACCACTGGCTCTACCGCGAGCGGTTCCTGCGCACGCTCAAGAGCAAGGCCCGCGCGAAGTTGCAGCGGTTCCCGGGCGCGTTCGACGGGACGCGCATGGAAGCGGCGCGCACCATCCGGGGCTATGACGACGTGGTCACCGGGCCGCTGCATGGCTTCCGGGACGCGGAGCACTACTACCGGGAGGCTTCGTCGGGGCCCAGGCTCGCGGACATCCGCCGGCCCACGCTGCTGCTGAGCTCCGCGGATGATCCGATGCTGGAGGCGCCGGTGATTCCGCCCTCGGCGCGGGACAACCCGTTCCTCAGCGTGGTGCTGACCGAGCAGGGTGGCCATGTGGGCTTCGTCGCGGGCCGCGTGCACCGTCCGTACTTCTGGGCGGAGGCGCAGGCGCTCACGTTCTTCGAGCGGGTGCTCGCCAGCTGA
- a CDS encoding outer membrane beta-barrel protein: MNALALLAAAALAAAPSSKKDNGGPLFIAPKVGFIKPVTSLGGDLFLGGEVGYLTPLLQRRLALVLEVNYHRPSTTGTLRGPQLDNLGQPIEAPYTLAEREVAIQLSAVFRFPRALGPLTPYVGAGPGLYLHRATVESFDSTTSESGGGLGFQALAGAELPLGPGGAFLEAKFHFAPVDFLTTGDVNAGAVLAALGYRLRL, encoded by the coding sequence ATGAACGCCCTCGCCCTGCTCGCGGCCGCGGCGCTGGCCGCCGCCCCCTCCTCCAAGAAGGACAACGGGGGCCCCCTCTTCATCGCGCCCAAGGTGGGCTTCATCAAGCCCGTCACGTCGCTCGGCGGCGACCTCTTCCTGGGCGGCGAGGTGGGCTACCTCACGCCCCTCCTCCAGCGGCGCCTCGCGCTGGTGCTGGAGGTGAACTACCACCGGCCCTCCACGACCGGGACGCTGCGCGGGCCCCAACTGGACAACCTGGGCCAGCCCATCGAAGCGCCGTACACGCTCGCCGAGCGCGAGGTGGCCATCCAGCTGTCCGCCGTGTTCCGCTTCCCCCGCGCGCTCGGTCCGCTCACGCCCTACGTGGGCGCGGGCCCTGGCCTGTACCTGCACCGCGCGACGGTGGAGTCGTTCGACAGCACCACGTCGGAGAGCGGCGGCGGGCTGGGCTTCCAGGCGCTCGCGGGCGCGGAGCTGCCGCTGGGTCCGGGCGGCGCCTTCCTGGAGGCGAAATTCCACTTCGCTCCAGTGGACTTCCTCACCACCGGCGACGTGAACGCGGGCGCGGTGCTCGCCGCCCTGGGCTACCGGCTGCGCCTGTAG
- a CDS encoding response regulator, with protein MMRILVVSPHAASRALLSRFLDSEPDVEVSATGEPDDAFASIAEHTPALVVVDLRRPDEDHPLFLGLLRKRHPSLPVISLVPGRLRIFDGRSERVREAHGDTAEALHHLMGSVLQATRDLLAQHLLRMLRPPVGRA; from the coding sequence CTGATGCGGATCCTCGTCGTCAGCCCGCATGCGGCGTCCCGTGCGCTGCTCAGCCGCTTCCTGGACTCGGAGCCGGACGTGGAGGTGTCCGCCACGGGCGAGCCCGATGACGCCTTCGCCTCCATCGCGGAGCACACGCCCGCGCTGGTGGTGGTGGACCTGCGCCGTCCGGACGAGGACCACCCGCTGTTCCTGGGGCTCTTGCGCAAGCGGCACCCGTCGCTGCCGGTCATCTCGCTGGTGCCCGGCCGGCTGCGCATCTTCGACGGCCGCTCCGAGCGCGTGCGCGAAGCCCACGGCGACACCGCGGAGGCGCTGCACCACCTGATGGGGTCGGTGCTCCAGGCCACGCGAGACCTGCTGGCCCAGCACCTGCTGCGGATGTTGCGCCCGCCGGTGGGGCGGGCCTGA
- a CDS encoding DEAD/DEAH box helicase: MPSPLTELHYDSGTLVAPTLPDDERLHALFQKDARTGVFRAPARHYRDVVLRLRECGLPYEDRAKRFEPAELPLAVPIEPFPHQRAALDAWTRAGGRGLVELPTGAGKTLLAVLAIAWVKRPTLVVVPTLDLMAQWQGVLAKHFATPVGMVGGGVNDRQTLTVTTYDSAAMQMEFTGNRFGLLICDECHHLPAPSYRFIAEGTLAPYRLGLTATLERADGGERVCEELLGPLVHRTGIDELQGQYLAPYEVRRIEVPLTPDEKARYDEARGRYITFVRKLGVPLASPEGWARFLAQSQRSDEGRAAYRGYREQRRIALTSSGKLDALWKILLEHREDRAIVFTDDNETVYTLARKLLLPALTHHTPLPERKALLAAFASAELPVLLTSRVLNEGVDVPDARVGVVLSGSGSVREHVQRLGRILRKRPGKRALLYEVCSAQTAESGISERRRQHRAYQEPEGSPDADA; encoded by the coding sequence CTGCCCTCCCCCCTCACCGAGCTGCACTACGACAGCGGCACGCTGGTGGCCCCGACGCTGCCCGACGACGAGCGTCTGCACGCGCTCTTCCAGAAGGACGCGCGCACGGGCGTCTTCCGCGCGCCCGCGCGGCACTACCGCGACGTCGTCCTGCGCCTGCGCGAATGCGGGCTGCCCTACGAGGACCGCGCGAAGCGCTTCGAGCCGGCGGAGCTGCCCCTCGCGGTGCCCATCGAGCCGTTTCCGCATCAGCGCGCGGCGCTGGACGCCTGGACGCGCGCCGGAGGCCGGGGGCTGGTGGAGCTGCCCACCGGCGCGGGCAAGACGCTGCTGGCGGTGCTGGCCATCGCGTGGGTGAAGCGTCCCACGCTGGTGGTGGTGCCCACGTTGGACCTGATGGCGCAGTGGCAGGGCGTGCTGGCGAAGCACTTCGCCACCCCGGTGGGCATGGTGGGCGGCGGCGTCAACGACCGGCAGACGCTCACGGTGACGACGTACGACTCCGCGGCGATGCAGATGGAGTTCACGGGCAACCGCTTCGGACTGCTCATCTGCGACGAGTGCCACCACCTGCCCGCGCCCAGCTACCGCTTCATCGCGGAGGGGACGCTCGCGCCCTACCGGCTGGGACTCACCGCGACGCTGGAGCGCGCGGACGGCGGCGAGCGCGTGTGCGAGGAGCTCCTGGGCCCGCTGGTGCACCGCACTGGCATCGACGAACTCCAGGGCCAGTACCTGGCGCCCTACGAGGTCCGCCGCATCGAGGTGCCGCTCACGCCCGACGAGAAGGCGCGCTACGACGAGGCGCGAGGCCGCTACATCACGTTCGTGCGCAAGCTGGGCGTGCCGCTCGCGTCACCTGAGGGTTGGGCGCGCTTCCTGGCGCAGAGTCAGCGGAGCGACGAGGGGCGCGCGGCGTACCGGGGCTACCGGGAGCAGCGCCGCATCGCGCTCACCTCCAGCGGCAAGCTGGACGCGCTCTGGAAGATATTGCTGGAGCACCGCGAGGACCGCGCCATCGTCTTCACCGACGACAACGAGACGGTCTACACGCTGGCGCGCAAGCTGCTCCTGCCCGCGCTCACGCACCACACGCCGCTGCCGGAGCGCAAGGCGCTGCTGGCCGCGTTCGCCAGCGCGGAGCTGCCGGTGCTGCTTACCTCACGGGTCCTCAACGAAGGCGTGGACGTGCCGGACGCTCGCGTGGGCGTGGTGCTCAGTGGCAGCGGCAGCGTGCGCGAACACGTCCAACGCCTGGGCCGCATCTTGCGAAAACGCCCCGGCAAGCGCGCCCTCTTGTACGAAGTGTGCTCCGCGCAGACCGCGGAGAGCGGCATCAGCGAAAGACGCCGGCAACACCGCGCCTACCAGGAGCCGGAGGGATCGCCAGATGCTGACGCGTGA
- a CDS encoding DUF790 family protein, translated as MLTRELLASRVREGILRPSFVKTHDPSLQALAKELLADAESFRGQSRDDVEEAFSLKAGAFSRPKVARGLVKLLLDRLIFDEAGEGATEARWRTLLVGTKVLRTLPPDTTLEAYEARLTEALGAPLADTREALYSDLPGNRKLLGWDGEALTPQGLLDRYNLALAQGPLLNARRLTLRARSPELLRVRKLLRWLKFCRLVAEVRRDGEDWALEVEGPGAMLSLQKKYGLQLASFLSVVPILERWELSAVLEDARKRSTLQLSHEDPLVSPLPAALGHVPPEVAALAEDFEDEAWALDLTPLPRHTGAAGLCVPDLTFRHRKSGQEVALELFHPWHAAPLSRRLAELRARPDAGLLLGVDRALAKESAERQVLEDHPQVVLFNGFPSVRKLRERLARWDGAAKAG; from the coding sequence ATGCTGACGCGTGAGCTGCTCGCCTCGCGCGTGCGCGAAGGCATCCTGCGCCCCTCCTTCGTGAAGACCCACGACCCGTCCCTCCAGGCGCTCGCGAAGGAGCTGCTCGCGGACGCGGAGTCCTTCCGGGGCCAGAGCCGCGACGATGTAGAGGAGGCCTTCAGCCTCAAGGCCGGAGCGTTCAGCCGCCCCAAGGTCGCGCGCGGGCTGGTGAAGCTGCTCCTCGACCGGCTCATCTTCGACGAGGCCGGCGAAGGCGCCACGGAGGCGCGCTGGCGCACGCTGCTCGTGGGCACGAAGGTGCTGCGGACCCTTCCGCCGGACACCACGCTGGAGGCCTACGAAGCGCGCCTCACGGAGGCCCTGGGCGCGCCGCTGGCGGACACGCGCGAGGCGCTCTACTCGGACCTGCCCGGCAACCGGAAGCTGCTCGGTTGGGACGGCGAAGCGCTCACTCCGCAGGGACTCCTGGACCGCTACAACCTGGCGCTCGCGCAGGGGCCGCTGCTCAACGCCCGGCGCCTCACCCTGCGCGCGCGGTCTCCGGAGCTGCTGCGCGTGCGCAAGCTGTTGCGCTGGTTGAAGTTCTGCCGGCTGGTGGCGGAGGTGCGGCGCGACGGCGAGGACTGGGCCCTGGAGGTGGAGGGCCCTGGCGCCATGCTGTCCCTGCAGAAGAAGTACGGCCTGCAGCTCGCGAGCTTCCTCTCCGTGGTCCCCATCCTGGAGCGCTGGGAGCTCTCCGCGGTGCTGGAGGACGCGCGCAAGCGGTCCACGCTCCAGCTCTCCCATGAGGATCCGTTGGTATCCCCGCTGCCCGCCGCGCTGGGGCACGTGCCTCCGGAGGTGGCCGCGCTGGCGGAAGACTTCGAGGATGAGGCCTGGGCGCTGGACCTGACGCCCCTGCCCCGCCACACCGGCGCCGCTGGACTGTGCGTGCCGGACCTCACCTTCCGCCACCGGAAGTCGGGCCAGGAGGTCGCGCTGGAGCTGTTCCACCCGTGGCACGCGGCGCCGCTGTCACGCCGGCTGGCGGAGCTGCGCGCGCGTCCGGACGCGGGGCTGCTCCTGGGCGTGGACCGCGCGCTGGCGAAGGAGTCGGCGGAGCGGCAGGTGCTGGAAGATCACCCGCAGGTGGTGCTCTTCAACGGCTTTCCCTCCGTCCGGAAACTGAGGGAACGGCTCGCGCGATGGGACGGCGCGGCGAAGGCCGGATGA
- a CDS encoding helix-turn-helix transcriptional regulator, translated as MEKTLASRLGGAARVARTRLNLTQADVAERIGIASEVYGRLERGHMLPSIQTFRRLCVVLSISADEALGLKPSQDVKWAAEPPSDYGESAELRRLLRRAKQLDRGSVRILSVLASQFKPRS; from the coding sequence ATGGAAAAGACCCTCGCATCCCGGCTCGGAGGCGCGGCCCGCGTCGCCCGCACCCGCCTGAACCTGACCCAGGCGGACGTGGCGGAGCGCATCGGCATCGCCAGTGAGGTCTACGGGCGCCTGGAGCGCGGCCACATGCTGCCCAGCATCCAGACCTTCCGCCGGTTGTGCGTGGTGCTGTCCATCTCCGCGGACGAGGCGCTGGGGCTGAAGCCGTCGCAGGACGTGAAGTGGGCCGCGGAGCCTCCGTCCGACTACGGCGAGTCCGCGGAGCTGCGCCGGCTCCTGCGTCGCGCGAAGCAACTGGACCGGGGCTCCGTCCGCATCCTCAGCGTGCTGGCCTCACAGTTCAAACCGCGGAGCTGA
- a CDS encoding response regulator, with protein MRESSSPPSFLFVDADPRALAALRRLSRYLPGDKRFALGVREAERLMGEAAPSVVVCGYGLPDGDGLCLLTCVRAQHPRAACALHTTHPPSRGLREEGITWMDRAAPPQQVLALLTSLS; from the coding sequence ATGCGAGAGTCCTCCAGCCCACCCAGCTTCCTCTTCGTGGACGCGGATCCGCGTGCGCTGGCCGCGCTGCGGCGGCTCTCCAGGTACCTGCCCGGAGACAAGCGCTTCGCCCTGGGCGTGCGCGAAGCGGAGCGGCTGATGGGGGAAGCGGCGCCGTCCGTGGTGGTGTGCGGCTACGGCCTGCCGGATGGTGACGGGCTGTGCCTGCTCACGTGCGTGCGCGCCCAGCATCCTCGCGCCGCGTGCGCGCTGCACACCACGCATCCCCCGTCTCGCGGGCTGCGGGAGGAGGGCATCACCTGGATGGACCGCGCCGCGCCGCCGCAGCAGGTGCTGGCGCTCCTGACCTCCTTGAGCTGA
- a CDS encoding metallophosphoesterase family protein, giving the protein MKLYAISDLHLRHKENHEALAALAPRPDDWLIVGGDVGETLADMELMLRTLTARFRQVVWVPGNHELWTMPSEQPPLKGEARYLRMVDLCHRFGALTPEDPYPRWPGEGPPRVIVPMFLGYDYTFRPDTVPADKALEWAWEDDLMCTDEVLLHPEPYPTRQAWCHARVERTRARLERLPPECSTILINHYPLRYEHVRLPRIPRFSIWCGTRLTEDWHTRYRAEVVVTGHLHMPATLWRDGVRFEEVSLGYPMQWRHRGGLERCLREVLPGPRTPSPQP; this is encoded by the coding sequence ATGAAGCTCTACGCCATCAGCGACCTGCACCTGCGGCACAAGGAGAACCACGAGGCGCTGGCGGCACTCGCGCCACGTCCGGACGACTGGCTCATTGTCGGCGGCGACGTCGGCGAGACGCTCGCGGACATGGAGCTGATGCTGCGCACGCTCACCGCGCGCTTCCGCCAGGTCGTCTGGGTGCCAGGCAACCACGAGCTGTGGACCATGCCCTCCGAACAGCCTCCGCTGAAGGGCGAGGCGCGCTACCTGCGCATGGTGGACCTGTGCCACCGCTTCGGCGCGCTCACGCCGGAGGACCCGTATCCGCGCTGGCCCGGCGAGGGCCCGCCCCGCGTCATCGTCCCCATGTTCCTGGGCTACGACTACACCTTCCGCCCGGACACCGTGCCCGCGGACAAGGCGCTGGAGTGGGCCTGGGAGGACGACCTGATGTGCACGGACGAGGTGCTCCTGCATCCGGAGCCCTACCCCACCCGTCAGGCCTGGTGCCACGCGCGCGTGGAGCGCACCCGCGCGCGGCTGGAGCGGCTGCCGCCGGAGTGCTCCACCATCCTCATCAACCACTACCCACTGCGCTACGAGCATGTGCGGCTGCCGCGCATCCCGCGCTTCTCCATCTGGTGCGGCACGCGCCTCACCGAGGACTGGCACACGCGCTACCGCGCGGAGGTGGTGGTGACGGGGCACCTGCACATGCCGGCCACGCTGTGGCGCGACGGCGTGCGCTTCGAGGAGGTCTCCCTGGGCTACCCCATGCAATGGCGTCACCGGGGCGGCCTGGAGCGCTGCCTGCGTGAAGTCCTTCCCGGTCCGCGGACACCCTCCCCGCAGCCGTAA
- a CDS encoding DUF418 domain-containing protein, with protein MPEPSSAGPVELSERVHLLDALRGFALLGVFVSNSLSWFSGRTLLPNEQAQALAAPMLEAVVRQLYAFFVDQKFVTLFSLLFGMGFALQMTRAEGRGTSIVPVYRRRLLVLLGIGLVHMFALWVGDILSTYALVGFVLLLFRQRSDRTVLTWVAVLFVVLPLTLSIAQRFGPELLHGKEAAEAAAKATRDLEAAHRTAFLTGLSSESVLTSQKANALFAWQNLPNPGRPIWLCIILGRFLLGLWTGRMKLLEDVERHRKLLVRVMAWGLGVGSAVATVSLVLYLRSRGTPGGPWGQTSQPPWMVGMRTLREVGYLFMGCGYAAAFALLFQKERWRKVLGVLTPAGRMALTLYLTQSVISIALYDGWGLGLVGHTPPSRTVLLCLGVFAAQVAFSHWWLARFRFGPVEWLWRSLTYGRLQPMRLAPAGEARAAH; from the coding sequence ATGCCCGAGCCCTCTTCCGCTGGACCCGTCGAGCTCTCCGAGCGCGTGCACCTGCTGGACGCCCTGCGCGGCTTCGCGCTCCTGGGCGTCTTCGTCTCCAACAGCCTGAGCTGGTTCAGCGGCCGGACGCTGCTGCCGAACGAACAGGCACAGGCGCTGGCCGCGCCCATGCTGGAAGCGGTGGTCCGCCAGCTCTACGCCTTCTTCGTGGACCAGAAGTTCGTCACCCTCTTCTCCCTCCTCTTCGGAATGGGCTTCGCGCTGCAGATGACGCGCGCGGAAGGGCGTGGCACCTCCATCGTGCCGGTGTACCGGCGCCGCCTGCTCGTGCTGTTGGGCATCGGCCTGGTGCACATGTTCGCCCTCTGGGTGGGTGACATCCTCAGCACCTACGCGCTGGTGGGCTTCGTCCTGCTGTTGTTCCGCCAGCGCTCGGACAGGACGGTGCTCACCTGGGTGGCGGTGCTCTTCGTCGTCCTGCCGCTCACGCTGTCCATCGCGCAGCGCTTTGGCCCGGAGCTGCTGCACGGCAAGGAGGCCGCGGAAGCCGCCGCCAAGGCCACGCGCGACCTGGAGGCCGCGCACCGCACGGCGTTCCTCACCGGCCTGTCCAGCGAGTCCGTGCTGACGTCGCAGAAGGCCAACGCCCTCTTCGCCTGGCAGAACCTGCCCAACCCGGGGCGTCCCATCTGGCTGTGCATCATCCTGGGCCGCTTCCTGCTGGGCCTGTGGACCGGACGCATGAAGCTGCTGGAGGACGTGGAGCGCCACCGCAAGCTGCTCGTGCGGGTGATGGCCTGGGGGCTGGGCGTGGGCAGCGCCGTCGCCACCGTGTCGTTGGTGCTCTATCTCAGGAGCCGGGGCACCCCCGGCGGCCCCTGGGGACAGACCAGCCAGCCGCCGTGGATGGTGGGCATGCGCACCCTGCGGGAGGTGGGCTACCTGTTCATGGGCTGCGGGTACGCGGCGGCCTTCGCGCTGCTCTTCCAGAAGGAGCGCTGGCGCAAGGTGCTGGGCGTGCTCACGCCCGCGGGCCGCATGGCGCTGACGCTCTACCTCACGCAGTCGGTGATCAGCATCGCGCTGTATGACGGCTGGGGCCTGGGGCTGGTGGGCCACACGCCGCCGTCGCGCACGGTGCTCCTGTGCCTGGGCGTCTTCGCGGCGCAGGTCGCCTTCAGCCACTGGTGGCTGGCGCGCTTCCGCTTCGGGCCGGTGGAGTGGCTGTGGCGCTCGCTCACCTACGGCCGCCTCCAGCCCATGCGCCTGGCCCCCGCCGGTGAGGCGCGCGCGGCGCACTGA
- a CDS encoding DUF418 domain-containing protein, with product MSESPSAGPIESAQRVHALDALRGFALLGVFISNSLNWFNGRLFLPKEQALALAASPLELTVNSLFALLIEQKFVTLFTLLFGLGFALQMTRAEGRGTSIVPVYRRRLLVLLGIGLVHMFAIWLGDILTTYALVGFLLLSFRQCSEKTVLVWAALFLFVVPTVFSIGQRVLPVMLDGAAATERAQKATREEDAERRAAFFAGLSSDSVVTSQQANAAYGWASIPNPNRPVLLSIILGRFLLGLWAGRRGLLQDVERHRPLLRKLAAWGLGVGSVIGLVVLAINLTYRGVTSLPGWLVWMRIPKDVGILFLGVGFAAAFALLFQKERWRKVLGVFTPAGRMALTLYLMQSVLSITLYDGWGLGLVGRTPPSLTVVFSLLLFAGQVAFSHWWLARFRFGPVEWLWRSLTYGRAQPMRLGPTAAHAVN from the coding sequence ATGTCCGAGTCCCCTTCCGCCGGTCCCATTGAAAGCGCGCAGCGCGTCCACGCCCTGGACGCCCTGCGCGGCTTCGCGCTCCTGGGCGTCTTCATCTCCAACAGCCTGAACTGGTTCAACGGTCGGCTGTTCCTGCCGAAAGAGCAGGCCCTGGCGCTGGCCGCGTCGCCGCTGGAGCTCACGGTCAATTCGCTCTTCGCGCTGCTCATCGAGCAGAAGTTCGTCACCCTCTTCACCCTCCTCTTCGGCCTGGGCTTCGCGCTGCAGATGACGCGCGCCGAGGGGCGGGGCACCTCCATCGTGCCGGTGTACCGGCGCCGCCTGCTCGTGCTGTTGGGCATCGGGCTGGTCCACATGTTCGCCATCTGGCTGGGCGACATCCTCACCACCTACGCGTTGGTGGGCTTCCTGCTGCTGTCGTTCCGCCAGTGCTCCGAAAAGACGGTGCTCGTCTGGGCGGCGCTGTTCCTGTTCGTGGTGCCCACCGTCTTCTCCATCGGGCAGCGGGTGCTCCCGGTGATGCTGGACGGCGCGGCGGCGACGGAGCGCGCCCAGAAGGCCACGCGGGAGGAGGACGCGGAGCGCCGCGCGGCCTTCTTCGCGGGCCTCTCCAGCGACTCGGTTGTGACGAGCCAGCAGGCCAACGCGGCCTACGGCTGGGCCAGCATCCCCAACCCCAACCGCCCGGTGCTGCTGTCCATCATCCTGGGCCGCTTCCTGCTGGGCCTGTGGGCCGGGCGCCGGGGGCTGCTGCAGGACGTGGAGCGCCACCGTCCGCTGCTGCGGAAGCTGGCCGCCTGGGGACTGGGGGTGGGCAGCGTCATCGGGCTCGTCGTCCTGGCGATCAACCTCACCTACCGGGGCGTGACGAGCCTGCCGGGGTGGCTGGTGTGGATGCGCATCCCCAAGGACGTGGGCATCCTCTTCCTGGGCGTGGGCTTCGCGGCGGCCTTCGCGCTGCTCTTCCAGAAGGAGCGCTGGCGCAAGGTGCTGGGCGTCTTCACCCCCGCGGGCCGCATGGCGCTGACGCTCTACCTCATGCAGTCCGTGCTCAGCATCACGCTGTATGACGGCTGGGGCCTGGGCCTGGTGGGCCGCACGCCGCCGTCGCTCACGGTGGTCTTCAGCCTGCTGCTGTTCGCGGGACAGGTGGCCTTCAGCCACTGGTGGCTGGCGCGCTTCCGCTTCGGCCCGGTGGAGTGGCTGTGGCGCTCGCTCACCTACGGCCGCGCCCAGCCCATGCGCCTGGGCCCCACCGCGGCGCACGCGGTGAACTGA